From one Humulus lupulus chromosome 8, drHumLupu1.1, whole genome shotgun sequence genomic stretch:
- the LOC133797382 gene encoding uncharacterized protein LOC133797382 gives MVVKRKRNDSGGGDEDESAAKQSTKKEILPSMIKNKDKRSEVHAKLKQQKKLEKRKKVKARDAAISRALELGEEPPEKKIPRTIENTREVDETVCMADDEELYAGIDADEFSSTLKRETTPKILITTCRFHSSRGPAFISELLSVIPNAHYYKRGTYDLKKIVEYANKKDFTSIIVVHTNRREPDALLFINLPEGPTAHFKLSNLVLRKDIKNHGNPTSHEPELVLTNFTTRLGHRIGRLIQSIFPQEPNFRGRRVVTFHNQRDFIFFRHHRYIFDSKETKQADSKGKSKDAKGEVPQQKVIARLQECGPRFTLKLTSLQHGTFDTKGGEYEWVHKPEMDTSRRRFFL, from the exons ATGGTGGTAAAGAGAAAGAGGAACGATTCCGGAGGTGGAGACGAAGATGAATCGGCCGCAAAGCAGAGTACGAAGAAAGAGATACTGCCGTCTATGATAAAAAACAAGGATAAAAGATCAGAGGTTCACGCCAAGCTTAAGCAGCAGAAGAAACTCGAGAAGCGAAAAAAAGTTAAGGCTCGCGATGCCGCCATTTCACGTGCTCTTGAGCTGGGCGAGGAG CCTCCTGAGAAGAAGATCCCTCGGACTATTGAGAACACAAGAGAAGTTGATGAGACAGTATGCATGGCTGACGATGAAGAG TTATATGCTGGAATTGATGCCGATGAATTTAGTTCAACTTTAAAGCGTGAAACTACTCCAAAGATATTAATCACCACATGCCGTTTCCATTCTTCG AGAGGACCTGCTTTTATATCTGAACTACTCTCCGTGATTCCAAATGCACATTATTACAAGAGAGGAACCTATGACTTGAAAAAA ATTGTGGAATATGCTAATAAGAAGGACTTCACTTCTATTATCGTGGTTCACACCAATCGGAGGGAGCCAG ATGCTCTCCTATTCATTAACTTGCCCGAAGGACCCACTGCTCATTTCAAACTATCGAATCTTGTTTTACGCAAGGATATTAAG AATCATGGAAATCCAACAAGCCACGAGCCTGAGCTTGTGCTGACTAATTTTACTACTCGCCTGGGTCATCGAATTGGAAG ATTGATTCAGTCAATTTTCCCACAAGAGCCTAATTTCCGTGGTCGAAGAGTTGTTACTTTTCACAATCAGCGAGACTTTATTTTTTTCCGACATCATAG GTACATTTTTGATTCAAAAGAAACTAAGCAGGCTGATTCAAAAGGTAAGTCAAAGGATGCGAAGGGTGAGGTGCCTCAACAGAAAGTTATTGCTCGTCTTCAG GAGTGTGGACCTCGTTTCACATTGAAGTTAACCAGTCTGCAGCATGGAACATTTGATACCAAGGGCGGGGAATATGAGTGGGTTCACAAG CCGGAAATGGACACTAGCCGAAGGAGATTCTTCTTGTGA
- the LOC133793815 gene encoding WAT1-related protein At3g30340 yields MSFCEQWKPASAMLAINFAFSLVNLLLKKTIDRGLNHLVIVTYRQAMSTILLTPIAFFWERKSRAEMTPRISCYLFFSALIGVTLTQFLFLLGLQYTSATFSCAFLNMVPVFTFVLALPFGLEKLNLKSIGGCAKLLGTLTCVVGALVLTFYRGMQLTHLHEHQATENHASMTNSPKKAKNWAAGSVLLTAGSLSWSSWFLLQARIGKMFPFQYSSTAIVSFFGAIQSAILSLITERRISMWVLHEKWDIISVVYSGMVGSGLCYVGMSWCVKQKGPVFTSAFTPFTQIFVAFFEVFVMHEPVHLGSLLGSFLVIMGMYTLLWGKSKEIGGVHTKQNQVAEEAEGCSTSAVSQVIPVTINPRSS; encoded by the exons aTGAGTTTTTGTGAACAGTGGAAACCAGCTTCAGCTATGCTGGCTATTAACTTTGCCTTTTCATTAGTAAATTTACTTCTCAAGAAGACAATTGATAGAGGTTTGAACCATTTGGTTATCGTTACATATCGACAGGCCATGTCTACTATTTTATTGACACCAATTGCCTTCTTTTGGGAGAG gaAAAGCAGAGCTGAGATGACGCCGCGCATTTCTTGTTACCTTTTCTTCAGTGctttaatagg GGTAACTCTCACACAGTTCTTGTTCCTACTTGGACTTCAATACACATCAGCTACTTTTTCTTGTGCATTTCTCAACATGGTGCCTGTTTTCACATTTGTATTGGCACTGCCATTTGG CCTAGAAAAGCTGAACCTGAAAAGCATAGGTGGCTGCGCAAAGCTGTTGGGTACTCTCACATGTGTCGTTGGAGCCTTGGTGTTAACATTCTACAGAGGAATGCAGCTAACTCATTTACATGAACACCAAGCCACAGAAAACCATGCCAGCATGACAAATTCACCCAAAAAGGCGAAAAATTGGGCGGCCGGTTCAGTACTCTTGACTGCAGGCAGCCTCTCGTGGTCTTCATGGTTCCTATTGCAAGCAAGGATTGGGAAGATGTTTCCATTTCAATATTCAAGCACAGCCATTGTGTCCTTCTTTGGTGCCATTCAGTCAGCCATACTGAGTTTGATCACTGAGAGAAGAATCTCCATGTGGGTTCTGCATGAAAAGTGGGATATCATTAGTGTTGTTTATTCT GGAATGGTGGGATCAGGGTTGTGCTATGTTGGGATGTCATGGTGTGTGAAGCAAAAGGGTCCAGTCTTCACATCAGCATTTACTCCCTTCACACAGATTTTTGTAGCATTTTTCGAGGTCTTTGTCATGCATGAACCAGTTCAccttggaag TTTGCTGGGATCTTTCTTGGTCATAATGGGTATGTACACTCTTTTGTGGGGTAAAAGCAAAGAGATCGGGGGAGTTCATACAAAGCAGAACCAAGTAGCAGAAGAGGCTGAAGGTTGTAGTACCTCAGCAGTCTCTCAAGTCATTCCTGTCACAATCAATCCAAGAAGTTCTTGA
- the LOC133797383 gene encoding uncharacterized protein LOC133797383 yields MSWQLLLPEYPTPQPEWVLDDIRLMFYKCVRWQFEETMDPISCPYHYFCDSTYPGNYSPAVDILLLIFTTASYFATLFIMVMDIVGRGQTSTLLRRCFLPSGPISLPLILLALANGHRINTVFPLSLVGPAILQLVHISALSFENGAGKDLK; encoded by the exons ATGAGTTGGCAACTCCTACTACCAGAATACCCAACTCCGCAACCAGAATGGGTCCTGGACGATATCCGGTTAATGTTCTACAAATGTGTCAGATGGCAGTTTGAAGAAACCATGGATCCAATAAGCTGCCCATATCACTACTTCTGTGACAGTACCTATCCTGGTAACTATTCACCAGCTGTGGATATTCTACTTCTTATATTCACTACTGCTTCCTACTTCGCAACTCTTTTCATCATGGTAATGGACATAGTAGGAAGAGGGCAAACTAGTACTCTGTTAAGAAGATGTTTTCTGCCTTCTGGTCCGATTTCTCTACCACTAATCCTCTTGGCCCTAGCCAACGGACATCGGATCAACACTGTCTTTCCTCTGTCCTTGGTTGGCCCTGCAATCCTCCAGCTGGTTCATATCTCTGCTCTCAGCTTCGAGAATGGAGCTGGCAAGGACCTCAA GTGA